In a genomic window of Suricata suricatta isolate VVHF042 chromosome 12, meerkat_22Aug2017_6uvM2_HiC, whole genome shotgun sequence:
- the TMIE gene encoding transmembrane inner ear expressed protein isoform X1 has product MMPTRGLRPDRHRERSAGWLAGQSPGQPRRPRIAGSPHLRPRPGGAVAAKMAGHRRGAGPLWALGGAALGVCLAGVAGQLVEPSTAPPKPKPPPLTKETVVFWDMRLWHVVGIFSLFVLSIIITLCCVFNCRVPRTRKEIEARYLQRKAAKMYTDKLETVPPLNELTEIPGEDKKKKKKKDSVDTVAIKVEEDEKNEAKKKKGEK; this is encoded by the exons ATGATGCCCACTCGCGGCCTGCGACCAGATCGCCACCGCGAGCGGAGCGCCGGCTGGCTGGCGGGGCAGTCACCGGGCCAACCGCGCCGGCCCCGCATCGCTGGCTCCCCCCACCTGCGGCCTCGCCCCGGAGGAGCCGTGGCCGCGAAGATGGCGGGGCATCGGCGAGGTGCGGGGCCCCTCTGGGCGCTGGGCGGCGCCGCGCTGGGGGTTTGCCTCGCGGGGGTCGCCGGGCAGCTGGTGGAG CCCAGCACCGCCCCACCCAAGCCCAAGCCGCCCCCGCTGACCAAGGAGACGGTGGTGTTCTGGGACATGCGCCTCTGGCACGTGGTGGGCATCTTCTCCCTCTTCGTGTTGTCCATCA TTATCACCCTGTGCTGTGTCTTCAACTGCCGCGTGCCGCGGACCCGCAAGGAGATCGAAGCCCGGTACCTGCAGCGAAAGGCAGCCAAGATGTACACGGACAAACTGGAGACCGTGCCGCCCCTCAACGAGCTCACGGAAATCCCCGGAG aggataagaagaagaagaagaagaaggataGTGTGGACACGGTGGCCATCAAGGTAGAGGAGGATGAGAAGAATGAGgccaagaagaagaaaggagaaaaatga
- the TMIE gene encoding transmembrane inner ear expressed protein isoform X2, translated as MRLWHVVGIFSLFVLSIIITLCCVFNCRVPRTRKEIEARYLQRKAAKMYTDKLETVPPLNELTEIPGEDKKKKKKKDSVDTVAIKVEEDEKNEAKKKKGEK; from the exons ATGCGCCTCTGGCACGTGGTGGGCATCTTCTCCCTCTTCGTGTTGTCCATCA TTATCACCCTGTGCTGTGTCTTCAACTGCCGCGTGCCGCGGACCCGCAAGGAGATCGAAGCCCGGTACCTGCAGCGAAAGGCAGCCAAGATGTACACGGACAAACTGGAGACCGTGCCGCCCCTCAACGAGCTCACGGAAATCCCCGGAG aggataagaagaagaagaagaagaaggataGTGTGGACACGGTGGCCATCAAGGTAGAGGAGGATGAGAAGAATGAGgccaagaagaagaaaggagaaaaatga
- the PRSS50 gene encoding probable threonine protease PRSS50, whose amino-acid sequence MEPQCGTRARRQAPQDLRASAFVLLLLLLLRPTGCPAGQTPGTPSEPPSANAGVPCAPTATCPSGGPRLPRQAPTILSQPSTLETSPVSKDSINLFPTCGSSYEEDPTLRDPEAMARRWPWMVSVRANGTHVCAGTLIASQWVLTVAHCLSQNDFIYSVRAGSPRMDQTSQTTADVPVLQVIVNNRYQSRRHWSWVGRTNDIALLKLAWVLKYNKYVWPVCLPGLDFEVKDHSVCTVTGWGHPRADGIWPQFRTIQEKEVTILNSKACNQFYHKFSKVPSLVQIVDSNMVCAKDFDREQFCYEISGEPLVCAVDTTWYLVGLVSWGPGCKKSEAPPIYLQVASYQQWIQERIIGQAVPASSRAVLLVLALPLSLLTAL is encoded by the exons ATGGAGCCCCAGTGTGGGACGCGGGCCCGTAGGCAGGCCCCCCAGGACCTCAGGGCTTCTGCCTttgtcctgctgctgctgctgcttctgaggCCCACTG GCTGCCCCGCGGGACAAACGCCAGGGACACCCTCTGAGCCTCCTTCCGCCAATGCTGGCGTTCCCTGTGCCCCCACTGCCACCTGTCCCTCAGGCGGGCCTCGCCTTCCCCGCCAGGCCCCCACCATCCTGTCGCAGCCCTCGACCCTCGAGACGAGCCCTGTTTCTAAAGACAGCATCAACTTATTTCCCA CCTGCGGCTCCTCCTACGAGGAAGACCCCACCCTCAGGGACCCAGAGGCCATGGCCCGGCGGTGGCCCTGGATGGTCAGCGTGCGGGCCAACGGCACACATGTCTGCGCAGGGACCCTCATTGCCTCCCAGTGGGTGCTGACCGTGGCCCACTGCCTGAGCCA GAATGATTTTATCTACTCGGTGCGGGCAGGGAGCCCGAGGATGGACCAGACATCTCAGACCACTGCCGATGTCCCAGTGCTCCAGGTCATTGTGAACAATAGGTACCAGTCTCGTCGGCACTGGTCCTGGGTGGGCCGCACCAACGACATTGCCCTCCTTAAGCTTGCGTGGGTGCTCAAGTACAATAAGTACGTCTGGCCCGTCTGCCTGCCTGGCTTGGACTTCGAGGTGAAGGACCACTCCGTCTGCACTGTCACGGGCTGGGGACACCCCAGGGCTGACG GCATATGGCCCCAGTTCCGGACTATTCAGGAGAAGGAAGTCACCATCCTGAACAGCAAGGCGTGCAACCAGTTCTACCACAAGTTTTCCAAAGTCCCCTCTTTGGTTCAGATCGTGGACTCCAACATGGTCTGTGCCAAGGACTTCGACAGGGAACAGTTCTGCTAT GAGATAAGTGGTGAGCCCCTGGTCTGTGCCGTGGACACCACCTGGTACCTGGTGGGACTGGTGAGCTGGGGCCCAGGCTGCAAGAAGAGCGAGGCCCCGCCCATCTACCTGCAGGTCGCCTCCTACCAGCAGTGGATCCAGGAACGCATCATCGGGCAGGCCGTGCCAGCCTCGTCCAGGGCCGTGCTCCTGGTGCTAGCGCTGCCCCTCAGCCTCCTCACTGCCCTATGA